The genomic window GCATGCGTTGCAACATATTGGAGACTTCCTGCAAACCACCCTCGGCGGTTTGCAACATGGCAACCGCGTCCGAGGCATTGCGTCGACCGACGTTATACCCGCGTATTTGTGCGGTAAAGCGTTCGGATATCGCCAAGCCTGCCGCATCGTCCTTGGCGCTGTTCACCCGTTGCCCGGAAGATAATCGTTGGAGCGTAGTCGCTAGGCCGCTGGCGCTACGATTGTAGGCACGGTTAGTGTTCAGCGCGGCTATATTAGTGTAAATCTTCACTATTTCTCCAAAGCTCAATAACAGGGGAAATCCCCGGATTGAGGTATATGGAAAATAACGACACGTCAATATTTTGACTTTAATTTTTTTGATCAATTTTCTTTTTTATATGGCTGTTAAATATAGCTTTTGTCAGGATTCTCTATTGTAGACCTCCGGTTCTGCTACTTCCCCTCCCTGGCTCGGTTCAACAACCCAGACCACCCGTCGGTGTGTCGCAACACACAGCGTTTTGTGTGTAATCACACACTTCGGCACCTGCCCTCACCCATATCTTATTGTTTTTACTAGATTTAGCAGTTGGCTCATTGCCTGCAACACGCCTATTTACAACAGCAATCAGAGAAACTGAACGTGCGTGGTTTTATTTTGTTAATCGGTCTGTGTACGACGGCGGGATGCGTCAACGTCAAAGCGTGGGAAAGAGCATATCTGGCAGACCCGATCATGATGGAAACCGACGCACGGGAGCACCGCGCTTTCGACATGCATATGCATCGAGCCTTGGCACAGGGTCTGATCGGCGGCAGTGTCGCCGGTGGTGGCTGCGGTTGCGAGCAATAACCAATAATCGAAATTGAAAAGGTAGACCGAAATGAAAAAGCGTCAGCAAAAAACTGTTTTGCTTCTGTCCATGCTTGCCGCACTAAGTGGCGGCTGCTTTCATGCGCAAGACGATGAACACGTCATGGCGAAAGCCAAATACCATGTTTACGCTGTAGACCACAGTGGCTACATCAATATTTATGGCGACGATGGCGAAGTCTATGTAGGACACCTAGCATCTATACAACCGAAGAATGCTAACAACGAAGCTCTCGGCCTGGGCGAAGTACATTTCAACAAAGGCAAGGCCTTTGTCATCGTGCAATCGAATATGACCGACAGTAGCGGCACCGTCGTTGGTGGCGGCGTTATCGTCGTTGACGTTGCAACGCAAAAAGTGGAACACACTATTCCATTTGCATCGAATGAAACAGCAAACATCACACGCCTGGTCCACTCCTACCCGGATCCTAATGGAAACTATCTATGGATTAATAATGATGGACCGTCCGGCAATGCGGATGCAGATTCAGTATTCCGTTTTAACTGGAATCTGGATGACGCCGATGACACTGACGGCGACAAATACCTCGACGTCACCGAGATTGCAACAGGTAACGGACACAAGAAAGGCGCCTTCGCCTTTAACGACAGCAACATCGCAAACAGCGTCACCGTACCGTTGATGTTTGCTTCACATAATCTCAGCGATCAGTCAGTTTCTTTGATCAACAATGATCCGGAAAGCCAGGATTTTCTGAACGTCACAACGATAGACTTTGGACCCTATGTCAATGGCGATACCAGTTTGAGTAATACGCCGCACGGCCTTGAGTATTCACCGCTAAGCGGCAAATTTTATATCGGTATTACACCTGGCCAGGACATGGGAGTCGCGGTTATTGACGCCAATAATCTGCCCGCGGATATGGCAGCCGTGCGCGCGGGCAGTATTATGGCTGGTAGCGATGTTAGCGCCAATCAGGTACCGGCAGGTGGTTACATCCACACCTCTATGGATCACAAGTTCCTGTACATGGTCGGTAAGAAAGATGGAAAAGGCTATCTATCTGTCATCGACGCCACCAATGATACTGTTGTTGATGTCATCGACTATGGCAATGTCTCTGCCAGCAGCTTTGTTTTCGCCCACGGCGAAATGGATCACGGAGACACGACTATGCACATTAATAAGGTGTATGTCGGCGCATCTGTTGTAACAACTAACGGCGCTGTCGATACTACCTGGGCACAAAATGTTATCAAGGTAATTGAGATTGATCCGGCGACGGGTGGGCAAAAGGCCGGCACCGAAGTCAAATCGATCACTACCGATATCGGGAATGGTACGGCTCATCGCAACGGTAAGGGCACTCCTGATGGAATGCATGTTTATATGCCTAACGGCGGCGGAAATTGCGAAGACCACGCGACGATGGACGCAGACTGTTCGACAATTTCCGTTATCGAAACCATGGGTGACAAGGTAATTACCAAGATCAAGACGCAAGGGCATATGCCGGGTTCTATGGGTATCGTCGATGTCTCTGATCTTACGCTGATGTTTACCGTGGGCGACCACGATCAAACAGCTCACACGCATTGATCGGATGGGAGCGCTGGCAACAGCGCTCCCCCTCTTCTATGCCTATACTCGCCCGACTATTTTCGCTGACATTTGCGATTGTAAGCGGTTTTGCGCTGTCGCCAGCAAAAGCAGAAAACGAAATCGATGTCTTCGTCGCACACTATCAGGACAATACCGGGCTAAGCGTCTTCTCTCCCGTGATCAGTTGGCTGCATGAGCTATCTGATGCATTTTCGGTTAATGGTCGTTTTAACTACGAAACGTTTAACAAAACTGCGTCAAATAATGGCTCAGCCATGGACGCAATTTCCGGCGCAACAACAGTTGTTGGTGGTAGTGGCAGCGGCTTTAGCGAGACACGCATTGAACCCTCCGCTGGTATTGCATATAAACGAGGCAGCTGGAACACCAACGTAAATACCTCAATGAGCAATGAATCGCATTTTCAGTCGCGAAGTATTGCTGCTGGCATCGAACGAGAAACATTTCAACGCAACCTGACGCTTTCCATAAACTATGCCTATACCGCGGACCAGGTCGAAGTAAACAGCGCCTCACAGGGCGTGAGTACCCAACAAAAACAAACCCAGTCAATTTTGCTGGGCGCAACACAATTGCTAGGCCCGAAAGATTTGCTGTCAGTTGGTTTTGGATATGCAAACATTAGCGGATACCAGAGTGGTCCGTTGCGGAAGATTTCGATTGATGAAAATTTAAGTGGCAGTATTGTTTCCTATATTTATGATGAGTCCCACCCAACGCTGCGCAACCGTGCACTTCTCTACCTGCAATACAAGTCCTACTTTCAGACACGTACCGCTTTAGTGGTAAATACTTCTGTCTACCGTGATGACTGGGGGATTAATGCATTCGCGATAGAAAGTCGGCTCGCGCAATACATTATCGATACCTGGCGTATTGCCTGGCGCTATCGCTTTTACTATCAGGATGCCGCCGATTTTTATCGCCCGCTCTATACCCAGGAACAAGATTTAATGACAGCCGATGCGCGATTGCGTCGCTTCAATACCCACTTGACCGGAATTTCAGCAACCTGGTCTCCTGCCAAATTCAATAACGACTGGTCTATTCGCGCCAGCCTGGATTACTATTTGGAAAATGATGGTTTCACCAACGCTATAATTCTTTCTTTACATACTGGTATCAGGTTTTAAACGCCAAAGTAGCCCAATATTTAAACAATCTGTTACATTCTCTATATTACTTTTTCCTAAGGCATGGCCGATAAAATACTGTCTAGCCGATCACAGTTGTCAATTTATGTCTGCCTTGGAATACGACAATACGCCTATCCCACTTGCCGATTCCCGCAAAAATATTCTATTTTTCGAAACAGACAAACTCACCCGTAAACTAGCGGAAAAAATGTTAGAAGAATTCGGCTATAGCATAGATTCGATATCTGACCCGGATTCTCCAATACTTAGCAACATCCACCATCATGCCGTCATCATTGGCAGTATCCCTCACGGGGTGACCTGTAGCGCTCTTGTTCAACGAATTCGAGGAAAATACGCCAGTTGGCAATTGCCGATACTGGTTCTATCTGAAGACCAAACAACCAAAGAAGTCAGTAACTGCCTGGAGGCTGGCGCTACGGATTTTCTGTTAAAACCCATAAAGTGGCCACTATTGCAAACGCGCCTGGCCATGGCCTTTAAGTCGACCGATTTCTACGCTGAACTTCACACCAAAGAAGTGCGTCTGAGAAAGGCACAATCCATGGCCAGAATTGGCTATTGGCGCATGAAAGACGACCCGAGCAATGTGTCATTCTCCGAAGAGTTTTGCAATATTCTCGATATCCCGAAAAACTCGATTTCAACCTATCAGGATCTCTTCGGCATTGTTCATCCTGATGATCAGGAACGCTTTATGGCCGAAATTCAAATGGCTTTTATAAAGCGCAAGTCATTTAGTTTTTCTCATCGCATACGCATGCCTAACGGACAGGAGTTCTTTGTTTCTCAGATTGGTGAATTCTCCGAAGCGTCAGAAGGCGGCGGCGAGGAAA from Gammaproteobacteria bacterium includes these protein-coding regions:
- a CDS encoding DUF4266 domain-containing protein codes for the protein MRGFILLIGLCTTAGCVNVKAWERAYLADPIMMETDAREHRAFDMHMHRALAQGLIGGSVAGGGCGCEQ
- a CDS encoding DUF3570 domain-containing protein, translated to MPILARLFSLTFAIVSGFALSPAKAENEIDVFVAHYQDNTGLSVFSPVISWLHELSDAFSVNGRFNYETFNKTASNNGSAMDAISGATTVVGGSGSGFSETRIEPSAGIAYKRGSWNTNVNTSMSNESHFQSRSIAAGIERETFQRNLTLSINYAYTADQVEVNSASQGVSTQQKQTQSILLGATQLLGPKDLLSVGFGYANISGYQSGPLRKISIDENLSGSIVSYIYDESHPTLRNRALLYLQYKSYFQTRTALVVNTSVYRDDWGINAFAIESRLAQYIIDTWRIAWRYRFYYQDAADFYRPLYTQEQDLMTADARLRRFNTHLTGISATWSPAKFNNDWSIRASLDYYLENDGFTNAIILSLHTGIRF